DNA sequence from the Pseudobacteroides sp. genome:
AACTGAGTTCATAATTGAGAATTCTAAACAAATTCATCCCAGGAAAAATTATACCTTTATCATATCATTTCCAGTTATACCAAAAGCATATTTTAAATGGTATATAATATAATAGTTGCAAATATATTAAAGGAAAATATCTTAAATGGAAACTAATCAGAAAATTATTGAGAAGATAGATATGTTAAAATCAAACCTTGGTGCAAAAAAGGTTAAGGCACTGCAAATATACAGATTGGAGAATATCCTAAATAAGCTTACTCAATATTCAGATGGCTGCAGTGAGTGCAAATATTTACTAAGCATATTTGAAAGTCAATTATTGAATAATTTAGATTGTATTGATAAATCCCATTTAAAAAATTACATGATTACTTTGAAAAAAATAATATCCCACTTGCATAAAAAGCATAAACTGATTACTGCAGGTCACTATATAGGAATATATATGTCTATGGGAACATCATTGGGCATGTTATGTGGAATGGTTATTGGATTAATATCAAATAAGGGGGAATTTCAATCTATTGGTATGAGTTTGGGAATGTGCTTTGGAATGAGTATTGGCATCCTTATAGGTACAATAAAGGATTCCAATGCAAAGAAAAAAGGTAATGTAATATAACTTTATTACACCGTTTTCCAATTACAAAATAAACTTTCCAACATATCCCAAAAGCAATATTGCAATAATTGCAGGTACAACAAGAGCTATACCTTTTATAGTTACACCATTTAAAAATCTAACCCCTCTGACCTTCGTAAACGCCCTAACTGCAGAAGCCAAAAAAGTACCAACAGAATATAGTTTGTGTAATAGCCAACTGATGTTTCCCTGTAGGGTACCCAAAATAAAGCCAGAATAAAAGCACCTATTCCAACTGTCTTAATTAACAATCCAAATTTACTTCTGTTTTTGGATTTCCATAAAAAAAGTATGAGAAAAGCAGGTACAACCAGATACAAAAACAGCTCTATATAAGTGCTTTTTAAATTTCCTATAAATTCAAAGATACCATTCATATTAATTTATCCCCATATCAATTAGATTATTTTTATCAACTACTTGATGTTGTTTATTAAAAGTGCGATAACCTAGCTGCAGCATTATTATAGCAGAATGTGCTACACTTGCTAAGACTTCAGCACGATAGCAATCTGATAGGCAATATCTGCTGTAGAAGAAGTGCCTGGAAGCATCTCAAATTGGAAATTATACAAATATTTATTTACATTGCATAAGGAAAGTTGGAATTGCTCCCAATATAAATTTCTATACTTTTAAAAAGCCCTTACTCCTCTTATTCCAATAAAAAATCAGGCTTGTATAAAGAAATAAAAAACAAGTAATAAACGCTTTGGCAAGCATCTCAAGAAATTTCAGTCAACTAGGTATACCAATCATGAAAATATCCATGAAAGTATACAAATCCAAACCATTCCTAGAATAGATATTAAACATATAGTTTCTTTTTATAATATCGACTATCTCATAAAGAAAACTAAAGAATAATAGAATGACAAATTCTGCCAATACCAAGGTTCCATATACCACTAAAGCATTAAAAAATAGACCCAGTGCCTGTGCAATTGATAACTTAGTAAAAATTAACATCATATTATCACTAAAGCTATGTCTCGTTACTAGAATTTGAACAATATAAATTATAATATTGATAGTCAAGCTGAAACAAATTCCTGCAAGAAATATATTTACAAAATTTTTCCCAATTCCATGTAGAAAATCATTTATACTTATCAGTTCATGATTAAGTACCTTCTTATATAAGAAAAGGATTCCAGAATATATGCATATAGCAAAAACAAGGAAACCCAGCTCCATCAACAGTTTTGACAGGATTGGAGTAATGAATGATATGTCAAGCCCCAACACTAAACAATTCTGGACATCTGATATTACCTCTTGAAACGTATATCTGTTAGTATGAGCAAATACACTAAAAAATTGCAATCCAAGTACAGCAATAAGTGCCATATAACAGGAAACCATATTCTTAAAAGTCCAGCCTAATTTCATAACGAACGCAGAGCCCAATATGCTGTTAGTTGATTTCGAGGCTTTGTTAAAAAAATACTTGCAATTATCTTCTTCAGCTTTTATTTTAAGATTTGTTTTAATAGCTTTTTTATCAAACCCATTCATTGCCATTTTGTAAAAACAATGTGCTATATAGCTTTTCCTGCCTATCTTCCGAATATCATTATTATTTATGTAGAATGAGCTCCACTCTTTCCAGTCAAACTGCTCAATGTTAATCTTTTAACCTGTTTGAGTGTCACAGCCATAAATTTTCCACTTTTCACTATCAGTATAATGTTCAAGCTCATTTTCCATTATTATCAACACACTTTTTGATTTACCTGGCCCTTCGATCAAAATCTTATCATAAATGCTTTTGTACTCTTCAATAAGCTTCTGTGCATCAGGATAAATATTTATAATAGCCTCTTCAAGCGATGTAAAATTCACTTGTTGTAATACGTCCTTAAATGAAACCAAATCCTCAACTGCAATATCAGTATGCTCGACAATATATCCAAAACATTTCTTATTGATATTGTTATCTACATCAATATTCCTTCTTTCCAATTCAAGTTTTGCAATTTCCAGTGCCTCAGCTTCATATTCATCATAATTTTCTGTAACAATTTTAATAAGACTTTCATTATTTAATAAAGAAATTCTTTCTACAATCTCTTTATATCTGCTATCCATCCTTAATCCCCCGTAATTAAAAATCATACACAAAAATGCATGCCACTTGCTAATTTGCACACCTTTTTGTTTAAATCCTCAATCTAATTAATTGGTTAATTATTTCGTTTCTGCACCTGATATTCTCGCCTGCATCCAAGTAAGGAAATATGTTTTTATATTTTTATGCAAGAGCAGGCACAGTCTTTCATATATCCAGACTTTGTGGATTACTTGTTATAAAACTCTAGATATTTTTCCATGTTTGCCGCCCAGTACTCCAGTGCGTGTTCTCCTTCATTTATAATACAAGTTGAACTAATACCTCTTTTTATCAATGCGTCATGTATCTTTTTTGTATCATCTACAATTCCATAATCATTTTTACCGCAGTCCAAGAAAACTTTTATATCAGAAAGTCCTCTTTCACGGGCAAATTTGATCGGGTCCCTACTATTATTTTCTGTGTCACCGGAATACAACCAATTATCAAAAGAGTTTTCCGAATAGTCATATATCCATGACGCAGGACTGTGACCTCCAGCTTTCCCGAATATCTGCGGGTGATGAAGTGCAATTTGAAGTGCTATGAATCCACCCATAGATACACCGCCGATGTATCTGGAATCTTTGGATTTGATAGTATCATAATGTAAATCTATATATGGAACCAGTTCTTCGCACACATATTCCTCAAATAAATCCTTATGGATATTTCCAATATTTTGACCGTCTGAATCAGTCAAAGTAAAGCTGTTCAATGTCTTTGTGCATACAATAATCATGGGCTTGATCCTATTCTGGCTTATTAATCTATCTGCACAACTGTTGGCATCAAGATCTTCGAACCATACCCATTCATTGCCTGAGGAACCATGCAGTGCATACAAAACTGGATATTTATCGCCCTTACCATACCCCTTTGGAAGATACACAGTTATATTTAAATTACCACCAATTATCTTACTGTTAATCGTACTTTGAACTACTTCGGAATGACTCAATACGGGTTTTTCAGAAGAACATCCTGAAATCAAAAGTATACTAAATATACTTACAAATAAAATGCAATTTGCAAGTTTCATAAAACTCAACTCCATTCAGATTTATAAACCCTTTTATAGCCAAATACACGGATTTATCCTCAGTATATGTAACATTTTCATTTGCGTCAAGTAGTCCTGCCATGCCTATAAACCATATATCTCTAAAAAATGTTGTTAGAGAATTAATTATACGAGGTATATATATAATACAATCAATAAATGATTGGTAAGAAAGTTACCAGGAAGGGAATGAGTCCAATGTACTAGGACAAAACCATAAAAGGTAATAGAAAGCAAGAGGACTAGTAGTTGATAAAGATTCAATACCAATTAAATGTAGTAAATTAAAAGGTTAGATATGAATTATAGTATCTAACCTTTTAATTTACTATCTCTTCGCTGCCACTACAGCACGAAGGGAAATATAAATCGTGTTATTGTATATTTTTCTGTTAATCGCAATAACAAATAAAGCTGGGAAGAGTCTTAGCCAGTTACCTTTCATATTAACTATTTTAATTCCTCTAGAGTTTATTTTAATTTGTTTTCTAATGGCTGAATACCTACTTATAAATATCCATACTTATCCTTCCATCCTTTATTTCAACAACCCTGTCTGCCTTTTCAGCTATTCTTCTATCATGCGTAATAACAATAAAAGTGGTCCTAAATGCCTCATTGACATTCCTTAAAATTCTGTAAATATTTTCTGTTGACTCAGAATCCAGGTTACCGGTAGGTTCATCAGCCAGGATAAGTTTAGGATTGTTTATAAGGGCTCTCGCTATAGCTGTCCTTTGCTGCTGTCCACCCGACATATTTGATGAAAGGTTTTTCTTAACACCCGAAAGCCCTACCATCTCCATAAGCTCCTCCGCCCTTTTCACAGCCTCACCTGAAGCCTTTCCATGCTTTATAACATATGGCATCAGCACGTTCTCCAAAGCAGTAAACTCGGGTAAAAGGTGATGAAACTGAAAAATGAAGCCTATTGTTTCATTTCGCAGCTCCGCCAACTGATTTTTATTCATCTTTTCAGTGCTGATGCCATCAACAAAAATCTGGCCGTTTGAAGGCCTGTCCAAGGTTCCTATTATATTGAGCAAGGTACTTTTACCACTGCCTGATGAACCGATTATGGAGGTGAAAGTGCCTTCATCAAAGCTCAGATCAATATCAAAAAGCACCTGAGTTTTTATCTTGTCCCCATATATTTTGTTTATTTTAATAAGTTCAATAGATTTAGCCATTTCTTATCACCTCAATCGGGTTTAGTTTTGAGGACTTTCTTGCAGGTATCAGGGACGCTGCTACAGATGCTGCTACGGCTATCACACCAGAAAATGTGATAAACCCGTAATTCATGTAGATTGGCACAACAGGAGTCCCATCCGGGTTAAGTGCAAATTTTGTGAACATAACAATAAGACCCAATCCTAACGAAACACCCAGTACAGATCCTAAAATTCCAAGAAAAAAGCCCTGAAGCATAAAAATCATGCTTGACTGCCTATCCTTAACACCCATTGCCTTAAGGATGCCTATCTGCTTTGACTTCTGCATAACGGTAATTGCAAGAACACTGGCTATACCAAGAAGCACAGATACCAAAACAAAGACCTGAATCATAATACTAGATACACTTTGGCCATTGAGACCGCTTAGCAGTTCTGCGTTCTGAGACTGCCACTCATCTGTTTTCAAATTACTGTGATTTAAAAGGTTGTCAATGGATTTTGCAATCTCTTTTGTATTAAACACATCCGAATATCCAACCTGCATTTCAATGCCTGTAATACTATTATCAAATCCGAGAATATCCTGTGATGTTTTAAGACTTACCATCAACCAACTCTTGTTTATGGATGAAACTTTTAGGTCATAAAATCCTTTTACCTTAAGACCTGCCTTTTTACCATCATAAGTAATTATTTCCACTTCCTGTCCAAGCATTAGGCCTAGCTTGTCCCTGAGCTCCTTGCCCACAAGCACCTCCCTGTCGCCTGTAAAAAGCTCACCCTCAAAAATCCTTTCCTTGATGTTATAAATCTCGTCAGCTTTGTCGGGCAAAAAACCTCTTACCACAACAGGCTCACTTTTACTATTATATTTTATAAAGGCTGCAGAATCGGCAACAGGGGATATCTTTTCCACCCTTTTTTCATCCATGACCCTGTCAAATAGACTTTCCCAGTCCTCTATAAGCTTATTATCCATTAATGATGTAACTGTTATCTGCGGCGAATTGCCTATGGTTCGATTGATAAGACTTTGCTGCAGTCCTTGTATCAAAAGGCCTATAAATATTTGTACCGAAACACCTATTGCTATTCCTAAAGCTATAAAAATTGTCTGACTTTTGCCTGACTTTAAAAACCTCATAGCTACCTTTGCAGAAAATACCATATTACCATCCTCCCCCAATGTAATTGCGAATTTCATTAAAAGTTCTTACATGTGTATCCGCACCTATTTCCTTATAAGTATTGGGGTTTTTCAAAAACGCGTTTCCGCCTACAAGTATTTTCAAATTGCCTTTGTACCTGGACCTTATCTCCTTAATAGCCTTTCCGGCCGATACCAGATTATAATAATTTGTAACACTTACTGCAATAAAATCAGGCTTTAAATATTCCAAAACACTTATAAACTCTTCCTTTGGGGTGCTGCTTCCTACAAATGTTGCATTGAGTCCACACATTGTGAAAAAGTCGGCTACAATTCTTGCTCCGATTTCATGGTATTCACCATCAGGGCAAATAACAACTGCTGTCCCTGCTTTACCACTGATTTTCCTTTTTTCCCGTTCTTTGATTACATAGGTGTAGCAGTTTTCAATTACCGTTCTTACA
Encoded proteins:
- a CDS encoding alpha/beta hydrolase is translated as MKLANCILFVSIFSILLISGCSSEKPVLSHSEVVQSTINSKIIGGNLNITVYLPKGYGKGDKYPVLYALHGSSGNEWVWFEDLDANSCADRLISQNRIKPMIIVCTKTLNSFTLTDSDGQNIGNIHKDLFEEYVCEELVPYIDLHYDTIKSKDSRYIGGVSMGGFIALQIALHHPQIFGKAGGHSPASWIYDYSENSFDNWLYSGDTENNSRDPIKFARERGLSDIKVFLDCGKNDYGIVDDTKKIHDALIKRGISSTCIINEGEHALEYWAANMEKYLEFYNK
- a CDS encoding ABC transporter ATP-binding protein, with product MAKSIELIKINKIYGDKIKTQVLFDIDLSFDEGTFTSIIGSSGSGKSTLLNIIGTLDRPSNGQIFVDGISTEKMNKNQLAELRNETIGFIFQFHHLLPEFTALENVLMPYVIKHGKASGEAVKRAEELMEMVGLSGVKKNLSSNMSGGQQQRTAIARALINNPKLILADEPTGNLDSESTENIYRILRNVNEAFRTTFIVITHDRRIAEKADRVVEIKDGRISMDIYK
- a CDS encoding ABC transporter permease, with the translated sequence MVFSAKVAMRFLKSGKSQTIFIALGIAIGVSVQIFIGLLIQGLQQSLINRTIGNSPQITVTSLMDNKLIEDWESLFDRVMDEKRVEKISPVADSAAFIKYNSKSEPVVVRGFLPDKADEIYNIKERIFEGELFTGDREVLVGKELRDKLGLMLGQEVEIITYDGKKAGLKVKGFYDLKVSSINKSWLMVSLKTSQDILGFDNSITGIEMQVGYSDVFNTKEIAKSIDNLLNHSNLKTDEWQSQNAELLSGLNGQSVSSIMIQVFVLVSVLLGIASVLAITVMQKSKQIGILKAMGVKDRQSSMIFMLQGFFLGILGSVLGVSLGLGLIVMFTKFALNPDGTPVVPIYMNYGFITFSGVIAVAASVAASLIPARKSSKLNPIEVIRNG
- a CDS encoding cobalamin B12-binding domain-containing protein, with the protein product MNKFYNEFLGHLEKEDRFACVEYAVSKLSSGELDVVTLYEDVAGPALNSIDCNINDKGLCIWREHVRSSIVRTVIENCYTYVIKEREKRKISGKAGTAVVICPDGEYHEIGARIVADFFTMCGLNATFVGSSTPKEEFISVLEYLKPDFIAVSVTNYYNLVSAGKAIKEIRSRYKGNLKILVGGNAFLKNPNTYKEIGADTHVRTFNEIRNYIGGGW